In Rhea pennata isolate bPtePen1 chromosome 20, bPtePen1.pri, whole genome shotgun sequence, a single window of DNA contains:
- the SYNRG gene encoding synergin gamma isoform X4, which translates to MALRPGPGAAGGGGGAAGAAGGGGGAAGGAGAASFMFPVASGLGPPQGMIPMQQQGFPMVSVMQSNMPGMMGMNYGSQIPPGPMTMQGGMPLGPMQATGMPYMGQASFLGMRPAAPQYTPDMQKQFAEEQQKRFEHQQKFLEEERKRRQFEEQKQKLRLLSSVKPKTGEKSRDDALEAIKGNLDGFSRDAKMHPTPASHPKKPGSSLEEKVLDNGLNESEQDQTKLKTNEVTHKASAASQVHPSLTINDWGIIGGHESGTTPTEAHKASEQNIAVECGVGVFPSQDPIQQMMPPWIYSDSLVPELYKKILETTMTPTGIDTAKLYPILMSSGLPRETLGQIWALANRTTPGKLTKEELYAVLAMIAVTQRGIPVVSPDVLNQFPAAPVPTLTGLPMSLSATVSQQPLMPSGPPVSMPLSIGPTVIGMSITAPAGGAATQSSGGFVPSYPPSQVVKPEDDDFQEFQDASKSGSIDDSFTDFQGDVAGSSKAASSQHRSSVPSLLIPLPGSKTLSSTDKYAVFKGISAEKPSESSSTFGDCGDKYSAFRELEQPSESKYLGDNLAEFKSTGTDDGFTDFKTADSISPLEPPTKDKTFPTSFPSLPVQSKQQTQAKTSLNLADLDLFSSTGENKQLSFPPAFSTSKSTSFPLPPLPSTTAQPAPSKSSSLADDFGEFNLFGEFSNCTTACGQDDFADFMAFNNSGGFSEQKTDEKYNALKLEASPVPQSGSSASTVKSGQNSATTATPTKYDIFKQLSLEGSGVGFEEGKDNTLSSVKSDDDFADFHSNKFSSTCNSADKSLVDKVAAFKQAKEDSASVKSLDLPSIGGSSVGKEDSEDALSVQFDMKLADVGGDLKHVMSDSSLDLPTVSGQHPPAADIDDLKCAPFGSYNSGSAVSSLASYDWSDKEDIHQGKKLSSFVQPSGSGSSAATSVLQKKETLFGSSENITMTTVSKVTTFSSEDALQDVPFAAFANFKDSGPICSGPRDDDIGDFGDFARPSSEAQDAAAASDTNQEADFLASGISSEMRKESTDDFGEFQSEKPKISKFDFLVATSQGKMKSSEEMIKSELATFDLSVQGSHKRSLSLGDREISRSSPLPVLEQPFRDRSNTLSEKPALPVIRDKYKDLTGEVEESERYAYEWQRCLESALQVIKKANDTLNGISSSSVCTEVIQSAQGMEYLLGVVEVYRVTKRVELGIKATAVCSEKLQQLLKDIDKVWNNLISFMSLAALTPDENSLDFSSCMLRPGIKNAQDLACGVCLLNVDSRSKASIMKEEKPVEELPRKAFNSETDNFKLAYGGHQYHASCANFWINCVEPKPPGLILPDLL; encoded by the exons GGATGATTCCTATGCAACAGCAAGGATTTCCAATGGTTTCTGTCATGCAGTCCAATATGCCAGGCATGATGGGCATGAATTACGGTTCTCAGATTCCTCCGGGACCCATGACCATGCAG GGTGGCATGCCTTTAGGGCCAATGCAAGCAACTGGAATGCCTTACATGGGACAGGCTTCTTTCTTAGGAATGCGCCCAGCAGCCCCACAGTATACCCCTGACATGCAGAAACAGTTTGCAGAAGAACAACA aaagagGTTTGAGCACCAGCAGAAATTCTTAGAAGAAGAACGAAAACGACGCCAGTTTgaagagcaaaaacaaaagctgagaCTCTTGAGCAGTGTGAAACCTAAG ACAGGtgaaaaaagcagagatgatgCATTGGAAGCCATTAAAGGAAATTTAGATGGTTTTTCTAGAGATGCTAAAATGCACCCAACACCAGCATCGCATCCAAAAAAGCCAG GCTCTTCCTTGGAGGAGAAAGTCTTAGATAATGGCttaaatgaatctgaacaagaccAAACCAAACTTAAAACAAACGAAGTTACGCACAAAGCTTCAGCTGCAAGCCAAGTTCATCCCAGTCTAACCATCAATGACTGGGGTATTATAGGTGGACATGAAAGTGGTACCACTCCTACAGAGGCGCACAAGGCTTCAGAACAAAACATAGCAGTTGAGTGTG GAGTTGGAGTGTTCCCTTCGCAGGACCCAATTCAGCAGATGATGCCTCCTTGGATTTACAGTGATAGTTTAGTCCCag AGTTGTATAAGAAAATTTTAGAAACCACAATGACTCCTACTGGAATAGATACTGCTAAACTCTACCCCATACTGATGTCATCTGGATTACCCAGAGAGACACTTGGACAAATATGGGCTTTAGCCAACCGTACCACACCTGGGAAGCTTACAAAAGAAGAGCTTTATGCTGTCCTGGCTATGATAGCAGTAACTCAG AGAGGAATACCGGTAGTGAGTCCTGATGTGTTAAACCAATTTCCAGCTGCCCCTGTCCCTACTTTAACTGGATTACCAATGTCACTGTCTGCCACGGTAAGCCAGCAGCCTCTGATGCCCTCTGGACCACCAGTCTCCATGCCTCTTAGTATTGGACCCACTGTCATAGGAATGAGCATAACAGCACCAGCTGGTGGAGCTGCAACACAGTCTTCGGGAGGTTTTGTACCATCCTACCCGCCAAGTCAG GTAGTAAAACCAGAGGATGATGACTTCCAGGAGTTCCAGGATGCTTCAAAGTCTGGCTCAATAGATGACTCTTTCACTGATTTCCAAGGAGATGTAGCTGGCTCCTCCAAAGCAGCCAGTTCACAGCACCGGAGCAG tgttcCTTCTTTACTAATACCGCTCCCAGGTAGTAAGACACTCTCATCAACTGATAAGTATGCTGTGTTTAAAGGAATTTCAGCTGAGAAGCCTTCTGAAAGCTCATCTACTTTTGGag ATTGCGGAGACAAGTACAGTGCTTTCCGTGAATTAGAACAACCATCGGAGAGCAAATATTTAG gaGATAACCTTGCAGAATTCAAGTCTACAGGAACTGATGACGGTTTCACAGACTTTAAAACCGCTGACAGTATCTCACCGTTAGAGCCACCtacaaaagacaaaactttCCCTACATCCTTTCCTTCTCTACCTGTTCAGTCAAAACAGCAAACACAAGCAAAGACCTCTTTGAATCTAGCAGACTTGgatctcttttcttctactgGAGAGAACAAGCAGCTATCATTTCCACCTGCATTTAGTACATCAAAATCAACCTCTTTTCCTTTGCCACCACTTCCATCTACTACTGCTCAGCCAGCACCCAGCAAAAGCTCAAGTTTAGCTGATGACTTTGGAGAGTTCAACCTTTTTGGAGAATTTTCTAATTGCACGACAGCCTGTGGACAAGATGACTTTGCAGATTTTATGGCTTTCAACAATAGTGGTGGGTTTTCTGaacaaaaaacagatgaaaaatacaatGCACTTAAACTGGAGGCCAGCCCTGTTCCTCAGTCTGGCTCATCTGCCAGCACAGTGAAGAGTGGGCAGAATTCTGCCACCACTGCTACACCCACTAAATATGATATCTTCAAACAGCTTTCTCTGGAAGGCTCTGGAGTAGGCTTTGAGGAAGGGAAGGACAACACGCTTTCTTCAGTGAAGAGTGATGACGATTTTGCTGACTTTCACTCTAACAAGTTTTCTTCCACGTGCAACAGTGCGGATAAGTCATTGGTAGACAAAGTGGCAGCTTTCAAGCAGGCCAAAGAAGACTCTGCTTCAGTGAAGTCTCTAGATCTCCCTTCCATTGGTGGCAGCAGTGTTGGCAAGGAGGATTCTGAAGATGCGTTGTCTGTTCAGTTTGACATGAAACTGGCTGATGTGGGAGGAGATCTTAAGCATGTCATGTCTGATAGCTCTTTGGATTTGCCAACAGTTAGTGGCCAGCATCCACCAGCAGCAG aTATAGATGACTTAAAATGTGCCCCATTTGGAAGCTATAACAGTGGGTCTGCAGTCAGCAGCCTGGCAAGCTATGACTGGTCTGACAAAGAAGACATTCATCAGGGCAAGAAGCTCTCTTCCTTTGTCCAGCCTTCAGGAAGCGGATCCTCTGCAGCCACTTCAGTCCTCCAGAAGAAGGAGACTTTGTTTGGCAGTTCAGAAAACATTACCATGACAACAGTTTCCAAAGTGACAACCTTTTCTAGTGAGGATGCTTTACAGGACGTTCCATTTGCAGCCTTCGCAAACTTTAAAGACTCTGGCCCAATATGCAGTGGTCCAAGGGATGATGACATTGGAGACTTCGGTGATTTTGCGAGACCTTCATCAGAAGCACaagatgcagcagcagcaagtgaCACAAATCAAGAGGCAGACTTTCTTGCTAGCggtatttcttctgaaatgcgAAAAGAGTCCACAGATGACTTTGGGGAATTCCAAAGTGAAAAGCCAAAAATCAGCAAATTTGACTTCTTGGTAGCAACTTCCCAAGGCAAGATGAAATCTAGTGAAGAAATGATCAAGAGTGAACTAGCTACCTTTGACCTGTCTGTACAAG GATCTCATAAAAGGAGCTTAAGCCTAGGTGACAGAGAAATAAGCCGCTCTTCACCTTTACCAGTTTTGGAGCAACCATTTAGAGATCGTTCAAATACTTTAAGTGAGAAGCCTGCTTTGCCCGTCATCAGAGACAAATACAAAGACTTAACTGGGGAAGTTGAG gAAAGTGAGAGGTATGCGTATGAATGGCAAAGATGCTTGGAAAGTGCTCTGCAA GtaataaagaaagcaaatgataCCTTAAATGGAATAAGTAGTTCATCCGTTTGCACTGAAGTTATCCAGTCTGCTCAAGGCATGGAATATTTATTAG GAGTTGTTGAAGTCTATAGAGTAACGAAAAGAGTTGAACTGGGTATCAAAGCAACTGCTGTGTGCAGTGAGAAACTCCAACAGCTTCTGAAGGATATTGATAAAGTGTGGAACAACCTAATAAGCTTCATGTCACTTGCTGCTTTAACG ccagaTGAAAACTCGCTGGATTTCTCGTCTTGTATGCTACGTCCAGGCATTAAGAATGCCCAAGATCTTGCCTGTGGGGTTTGCCTCCTAAATGTGGATTCCAGAAGTAAAGCAAGTATCATG aaagaagagaaacctGTGGAAGAGCTTCCTAGAAAA GCCTTTAATTCAGAAACGGATAACTTTAAACTGGCTTATGGAGGGCACCAGTACCATGCAAGCTGTGCAAATTTCTGGATCAACTGTGTGGAGCCAAAACCTCCAGGTCTCATTTTGCCAGACTTGCTATGA
- the SYNRG gene encoding synergin gamma isoform X5 gives MALRPGPGAAGGGGGAAGAAGGGGGAAGGAGAASFMFPVASGLGPPQGMIPMQQQGFPMVSVMQSNMPGMMGMNYGSQIPPGPMTMQGGMPLGPMQATGMPYMGQASFLGMRPAAPQYTPDMQKQFAEEQQKRFEHQQKFLEEERKRRQFEEQKQKLRLLSSVKPKTGEKSRDDALEAIKGNLDGFSRDAKMHPTPASHPKKPGVGVFPSQDPIQQMMPPWIYSDSLVPELYKKILETTMTPTGIDTAKLYPILMSSGLPRETLGQIWALANRTTPGKLTKEELYAVLAMIAVTQRGIPVVSPDVLNQFPAAPVPTLTGLPMSLSATVSQQPLMPSGPPVSMPLSIGPTVIGMSITAPAGGAATQSSGGFVPSYPPSQVVKPEDDDFQEFQDASKSGSIDDSFTDFQGDVAGSSKAASSQHRSSVPSLLIPLPGSKTLSSTDKYAVFKGISAEKPSESSSTFGDCGDKYSAFRELEQPSESKYLGDNLAEFKSTGTDDGFTDFKTADSISPLEPPTKDKTFPTSFPSLPVQSKQQTQAKTSLNLADLDLFSSTGENKQLSFPPAFSTSKSTSFPLPPLPSTTAQPAPSKSSSLADDFGEFNLFGEFSNCTTACGQDDFADFMAFNNSGGFSEQKTDEKYNALKLEASPVPQSGSSASTVKSGQNSATTATPTKYDIFKQLSLEGSGVGFEEGKDNTLSSVKSDDDFADFHSNKFSSTCNSADKSLVDKVAAFKQAKEDSASVKSLDLPSIGGSSVGKEDSEDALSVQFDMKLADVGGDLKHVMSDSSLDLPTVSGQHPPAADIDDLKCAPFGSYNSGSAVSSLASYDWSDKEDIHQGKKLSSFVQPSGSGSSAATSVLQKKETLFGSSENITMTTVSKVTTFSSEDALQDVPFAAFANFKDSGPICSGPRDDDIGDFGDFARPSSEAQDAAAASDTNQEADFLASGISSEMRKESTDDFGEFQSEKPKISKFDFLVATSQGKMKSSEEMIKSELATFDLSVQGSHKRSLSLGDREISRSSPLPVLEQPFRDRSNTLSEKPALPVIRDKYKDLTGEVEESERYAYEWQRCLESALQVIKKANDTLNGISSSSVCTEVIQSAQGMEYLLGVVEVYRVTKRVELGIKATAVCSEKLQQLLKDIDKVWNNLISFMSLAALTPDENSLDFSSCMLRPGIKNAQDLACGVCLLNVDSRSKASIMKEEKPVEELPRKAFNSETDNFKLAYGGHQYHASCANFWINCVEPKPPGLILPDLL, from the exons GGATGATTCCTATGCAACAGCAAGGATTTCCAATGGTTTCTGTCATGCAGTCCAATATGCCAGGCATGATGGGCATGAATTACGGTTCTCAGATTCCTCCGGGACCCATGACCATGCAG GGTGGCATGCCTTTAGGGCCAATGCAAGCAACTGGAATGCCTTACATGGGACAGGCTTCTTTCTTAGGAATGCGCCCAGCAGCCCCACAGTATACCCCTGACATGCAGAAACAGTTTGCAGAAGAACAACA aaagagGTTTGAGCACCAGCAGAAATTCTTAGAAGAAGAACGAAAACGACGCCAGTTTgaagagcaaaaacaaaagctgagaCTCTTGAGCAGTGTGAAACCTAAG ACAGGtgaaaaaagcagagatgatgCATTGGAAGCCATTAAAGGAAATTTAGATGGTTTTTCTAGAGATGCTAAAATGCACCCAACACCAGCATCGCATCCAAAAAAGCCAG GAGTTGGAGTGTTCCCTTCGCAGGACCCAATTCAGCAGATGATGCCTCCTTGGATTTACAGTGATAGTTTAGTCCCag AGTTGTATAAGAAAATTTTAGAAACCACAATGACTCCTACTGGAATAGATACTGCTAAACTCTACCCCATACTGATGTCATCTGGATTACCCAGAGAGACACTTGGACAAATATGGGCTTTAGCCAACCGTACCACACCTGGGAAGCTTACAAAAGAAGAGCTTTATGCTGTCCTGGCTATGATAGCAGTAACTCAG AGAGGAATACCGGTAGTGAGTCCTGATGTGTTAAACCAATTTCCAGCTGCCCCTGTCCCTACTTTAACTGGATTACCAATGTCACTGTCTGCCACGGTAAGCCAGCAGCCTCTGATGCCCTCTGGACCACCAGTCTCCATGCCTCTTAGTATTGGACCCACTGTCATAGGAATGAGCATAACAGCACCAGCTGGTGGAGCTGCAACACAGTCTTCGGGAGGTTTTGTACCATCCTACCCGCCAAGTCAG GTAGTAAAACCAGAGGATGATGACTTCCAGGAGTTCCAGGATGCTTCAAAGTCTGGCTCAATAGATGACTCTTTCACTGATTTCCAAGGAGATGTAGCTGGCTCCTCCAAAGCAGCCAGTTCACAGCACCGGAGCAG tgttcCTTCTTTACTAATACCGCTCCCAGGTAGTAAGACACTCTCATCAACTGATAAGTATGCTGTGTTTAAAGGAATTTCAGCTGAGAAGCCTTCTGAAAGCTCATCTACTTTTGGag ATTGCGGAGACAAGTACAGTGCTTTCCGTGAATTAGAACAACCATCGGAGAGCAAATATTTAG gaGATAACCTTGCAGAATTCAAGTCTACAGGAACTGATGACGGTTTCACAGACTTTAAAACCGCTGACAGTATCTCACCGTTAGAGCCACCtacaaaagacaaaactttCCCTACATCCTTTCCTTCTCTACCTGTTCAGTCAAAACAGCAAACACAAGCAAAGACCTCTTTGAATCTAGCAGACTTGgatctcttttcttctactgGAGAGAACAAGCAGCTATCATTTCCACCTGCATTTAGTACATCAAAATCAACCTCTTTTCCTTTGCCACCACTTCCATCTACTACTGCTCAGCCAGCACCCAGCAAAAGCTCAAGTTTAGCTGATGACTTTGGAGAGTTCAACCTTTTTGGAGAATTTTCTAATTGCACGACAGCCTGTGGACAAGATGACTTTGCAGATTTTATGGCTTTCAACAATAGTGGTGGGTTTTCTGaacaaaaaacagatgaaaaatacaatGCACTTAAACTGGAGGCCAGCCCTGTTCCTCAGTCTGGCTCATCTGCCAGCACAGTGAAGAGTGGGCAGAATTCTGCCACCACTGCTACACCCACTAAATATGATATCTTCAAACAGCTTTCTCTGGAAGGCTCTGGAGTAGGCTTTGAGGAAGGGAAGGACAACACGCTTTCTTCAGTGAAGAGTGATGACGATTTTGCTGACTTTCACTCTAACAAGTTTTCTTCCACGTGCAACAGTGCGGATAAGTCATTGGTAGACAAAGTGGCAGCTTTCAAGCAGGCCAAAGAAGACTCTGCTTCAGTGAAGTCTCTAGATCTCCCTTCCATTGGTGGCAGCAGTGTTGGCAAGGAGGATTCTGAAGATGCGTTGTCTGTTCAGTTTGACATGAAACTGGCTGATGTGGGAGGAGATCTTAAGCATGTCATGTCTGATAGCTCTTTGGATTTGCCAACAGTTAGTGGCCAGCATCCACCAGCAGCAG aTATAGATGACTTAAAATGTGCCCCATTTGGAAGCTATAACAGTGGGTCTGCAGTCAGCAGCCTGGCAAGCTATGACTGGTCTGACAAAGAAGACATTCATCAGGGCAAGAAGCTCTCTTCCTTTGTCCAGCCTTCAGGAAGCGGATCCTCTGCAGCCACTTCAGTCCTCCAGAAGAAGGAGACTTTGTTTGGCAGTTCAGAAAACATTACCATGACAACAGTTTCCAAAGTGACAACCTTTTCTAGTGAGGATGCTTTACAGGACGTTCCATTTGCAGCCTTCGCAAACTTTAAAGACTCTGGCCCAATATGCAGTGGTCCAAGGGATGATGACATTGGAGACTTCGGTGATTTTGCGAGACCTTCATCAGAAGCACaagatgcagcagcagcaagtgaCACAAATCAAGAGGCAGACTTTCTTGCTAGCggtatttcttctgaaatgcgAAAAGAGTCCACAGATGACTTTGGGGAATTCCAAAGTGAAAAGCCAAAAATCAGCAAATTTGACTTCTTGGTAGCAACTTCCCAAGGCAAGATGAAATCTAGTGAAGAAATGATCAAGAGTGAACTAGCTACCTTTGACCTGTCTGTACAAG GATCTCATAAAAGGAGCTTAAGCCTAGGTGACAGAGAAATAAGCCGCTCTTCACCTTTACCAGTTTTGGAGCAACCATTTAGAGATCGTTCAAATACTTTAAGTGAGAAGCCTGCTTTGCCCGTCATCAGAGACAAATACAAAGACTTAACTGGGGAAGTTGAG gAAAGTGAGAGGTATGCGTATGAATGGCAAAGATGCTTGGAAAGTGCTCTGCAA GtaataaagaaagcaaatgataCCTTAAATGGAATAAGTAGTTCATCCGTTTGCACTGAAGTTATCCAGTCTGCTCAAGGCATGGAATATTTATTAG GAGTTGTTGAAGTCTATAGAGTAACGAAAAGAGTTGAACTGGGTATCAAAGCAACTGCTGTGTGCAGTGAGAAACTCCAACAGCTTCTGAAGGATATTGATAAAGTGTGGAACAACCTAATAAGCTTCATGTCACTTGCTGCTTTAACG ccagaTGAAAACTCGCTGGATTTCTCGTCTTGTATGCTACGTCCAGGCATTAAGAATGCCCAAGATCTTGCCTGTGGGGTTTGCCTCCTAAATGTGGATTCCAGAAGTAAAGCAAGTATCATG aaagaagagaaacctGTGGAAGAGCTTCCTAGAAAA GCCTTTAATTCAGAAACGGATAACTTTAAACTGGCTTATGGAGGGCACCAGTACCATGCAAGCTGTGCAAATTTCTGGATCAACTGTGTGGAGCCAAAACCTCCAGGTCTCATTTTGCCAGACTTGCTATGA
- the SYNRG gene encoding synergin gamma isoform X6, whose amino-acid sequence MALRPGPGAAGGGGGAAGAAGGGGGAAGGAGAASFMFPVASGLGPPQGMIPMQQQGFPMVSVMQSNMPGMMGMNYGSQIPPGPMTMQGGMPLGPMQATGMPYMGQASFLGMRPAAPQYTPDMQKQFAEEQQKRFEHQQKFLEEERKRRQFEEQKQKLRLLSSVKPKTGEKSRDDALEAIKGNLDGFSRDAKMHPTPASHPKKPGVGVFPSQDPIQQMMPPWIYSDSLVPELYKKILETTMTPTGIDTAKLYPILMSSGLPRETLGQIWALANRTTPGKLTKEELYAVLAMIAVTQRGIPVVSPDVLNQFPAAPVPTLTGLPMSLSATVSQQPLMPSGPPVSMPLSIGPTVIGMSITAPAGGAATQSSGGFVPSYPPSQVVKPEDDDFQEFQDASKSGSIDDSFTDFQGDVAGSSKAASSQHRSSVPSLLIPLPGSKTLSSTDKYAVFKGISAEKPSESSSTFGDCGDKYSAFRELEQPSESKYLGDNLAEFKSTGTDDGFTDFKTADSISPLEPPTKDKTFPTSFPSLPVQSKQQTQAKTSLNLADLDLFSSTGENKQLSFPPAFSTSKSTSFPLPPLPSTTAQPAPSKSSSLADDFGEFNLFGEFSNCTTACGQDDFADFMAFNNSGGFSEQKTDEKYNALKLEASPVPQSGSSASTVKSGQNSATTATPTKYDIFKQLSLEGSGVGFEEGKDNTLSSVKSDDDFADFHSNKFSSTCNSADKSLVDKVAAFKQAKEDSASVKSLDLPSIGGSSVGKEDSEDALSVQFDMKLADVGGDLKHVMSDSSLDLPTVSGQHPPAADIDDLKCAPFGSYNSGSAVSSLASYDWSDKEDIHQGKKLSSFVQPSGSGSSAATSVLQKKETLFGSSENITMTTVSKVTTFSSEDALQDVPFAAFANFKDSGPICSGPRDDDIGDFGDFARPSSEAQDAAAASDTNQEADFLASGISSEMRKESTDDFGEFQSEKPKISKFDFLVATSQGKMKSSEEMIKSELATFDLSVQGSHKRSLSLGDREISRSSPLPVLEQPFRDRSNTLSEKPALPVIRDKYKDLTGEVEESERYAYEWQRCLESALQVIKKANDTLNGISSSSVCTEVIQSAQGMEYLLGVVEVYRVTKRVELGIKATAVCSEKLQQLLKDIDKVWNNLISFMSLAALTPDENSLDFSSCMLRPGIKNAQDLACGVCLLNVDSRSKAFNSETDNFKLAYGGHQYHASCANFWINCVEPKPPGLILPDLL is encoded by the exons GGATGATTCCTATGCAACAGCAAGGATTTCCAATGGTTTCTGTCATGCAGTCCAATATGCCAGGCATGATGGGCATGAATTACGGTTCTCAGATTCCTCCGGGACCCATGACCATGCAG GGTGGCATGCCTTTAGGGCCAATGCAAGCAACTGGAATGCCTTACATGGGACAGGCTTCTTTCTTAGGAATGCGCCCAGCAGCCCCACAGTATACCCCTGACATGCAGAAACAGTTTGCAGAAGAACAACA aaagagGTTTGAGCACCAGCAGAAATTCTTAGAAGAAGAACGAAAACGACGCCAGTTTgaagagcaaaaacaaaagctgagaCTCTTGAGCAGTGTGAAACCTAAG ACAGGtgaaaaaagcagagatgatgCATTGGAAGCCATTAAAGGAAATTTAGATGGTTTTTCTAGAGATGCTAAAATGCACCCAACACCAGCATCGCATCCAAAAAAGCCAG GAGTTGGAGTGTTCCCTTCGCAGGACCCAATTCAGCAGATGATGCCTCCTTGGATTTACAGTGATAGTTTAGTCCCag AGTTGTATAAGAAAATTTTAGAAACCACAATGACTCCTACTGGAATAGATACTGCTAAACTCTACCCCATACTGATGTCATCTGGATTACCCAGAGAGACACTTGGACAAATATGGGCTTTAGCCAACCGTACCACACCTGGGAAGCTTACAAAAGAAGAGCTTTATGCTGTCCTGGCTATGATAGCAGTAACTCAG AGAGGAATACCGGTAGTGAGTCCTGATGTGTTAAACCAATTTCCAGCTGCCCCTGTCCCTACTTTAACTGGATTACCAATGTCACTGTCTGCCACGGTAAGCCAGCAGCCTCTGATGCCCTCTGGACCACCAGTCTCCATGCCTCTTAGTATTGGACCCACTGTCATAGGAATGAGCATAACAGCACCAGCTGGTGGAGCTGCAACACAGTCTTCGGGAGGTTTTGTACCATCCTACCCGCCAAGTCAG GTAGTAAAACCAGAGGATGATGACTTCCAGGAGTTCCAGGATGCTTCAAAGTCTGGCTCAATAGATGACTCTTTCACTGATTTCCAAGGAGATGTAGCTGGCTCCTCCAAAGCAGCCAGTTCACAGCACCGGAGCAG tgttcCTTCTTTACTAATACCGCTCCCAGGTAGTAAGACACTCTCATCAACTGATAAGTATGCTGTGTTTAAAGGAATTTCAGCTGAGAAGCCTTCTGAAAGCTCATCTACTTTTGGag ATTGCGGAGACAAGTACAGTGCTTTCCGTGAATTAGAACAACCATCGGAGAGCAAATATTTAG gaGATAACCTTGCAGAATTCAAGTCTACAGGAACTGATGACGGTTTCACAGACTTTAAAACCGCTGACAGTATCTCACCGTTAGAGCCACCtacaaaagacaaaactttCCCTACATCCTTTCCTTCTCTACCTGTTCAGTCAAAACAGCAAACACAAGCAAAGACCTCTTTGAATCTAGCAGACTTGgatctcttttcttctactgGAGAGAACAAGCAGCTATCATTTCCACCTGCATTTAGTACATCAAAATCAACCTCTTTTCCTTTGCCACCACTTCCATCTACTACTGCTCAGCCAGCACCCAGCAAAAGCTCAAGTTTAGCTGATGACTTTGGAGAGTTCAACCTTTTTGGAGAATTTTCTAATTGCACGACAGCCTGTGGACAAGATGACTTTGCAGATTTTATGGCTTTCAACAATAGTGGTGGGTTTTCTGaacaaaaaacagatgaaaaatacaatGCACTTAAACTGGAGGCCAGCCCTGTTCCTCAGTCTGGCTCATCTGCCAGCACAGTGAAGAGTGGGCAGAATTCTGCCACCACTGCTACACCCACTAAATATGATATCTTCAAACAGCTTTCTCTGGAAGGCTCTGGAGTAGGCTTTGAGGAAGGGAAGGACAACACGCTTTCTTCAGTGAAGAGTGATGACGATTTTGCTGACTTTCACTCTAACAAGTTTTCTTCCACGTGCAACAGTGCGGATAAGTCATTGGTAGACAAAGTGGCAGCTTTCAAGCAGGCCAAAGAAGACTCTGCTTCAGTGAAGTCTCTAGATCTCCCTTCCATTGGTGGCAGCAGTGTTGGCAAGGAGGATTCTGAAGATGCGTTGTCTGTTCAGTTTGACATGAAACTGGCTGATGTGGGAGGAGATCTTAAGCATGTCATGTCTGATAGCTCTTTGGATTTGCCAACAGTTAGTGGCCAGCATCCACCAGCAGCAG aTATAGATGACTTAAAATGTGCCCCATTTGGAAGCTATAACAGTGGGTCTGCAGTCAGCAGCCTGGCAAGCTATGACTGGTCTGACAAAGAAGACATTCATCAGGGCAAGAAGCTCTCTTCCTTTGTCCAGCCTTCAGGAAGCGGATCCTCTGCAGCCACTTCAGTCCTCCAGAAGAAGGAGACTTTGTTTGGCAGTTCAGAAAACATTACCATGACAACAGTTTCCAAAGTGACAACCTTTTCTAGTGAGGATGCTTTACAGGACGTTCCATTTGCAGCCTTCGCAAACTTTAAAGACTCTGGCCCAATATGCAGTGGTCCAAGGGATGATGACATTGGAGACTTCGGTGATTTTGCGAGACCTTCATCAGAAGCACaagatgcagcagcagcaagtgaCACAAATCAAGAGGCAGACTTTCTTGCTAGCggtatttcttctgaaatgcgAAAAGAGTCCACAGATGACTTTGGGGAATTCCAAAGTGAAAAGCCAAAAATCAGCAAATTTGACTTCTTGGTAGCAACTTCCCAAGGCAAGATGAAATCTAGTGAAGAAATGATCAAGAGTGAACTAGCTACCTTTGACCTGTCTGTACAAG GATCTCATAAAAGGAGCTTAAGCCTAGGTGACAGAGAAATAAGCCGCTCTTCACCTTTACCAGTTTTGGAGCAACCATTTAGAGATCGTTCAAATACTTTAAGTGAGAAGCCTGCTTTGCCCGTCATCAGAGACAAATACAAAGACTTAACTGGGGAAGTTGAG gAAAGTGAGAGGTATGCGTATGAATGGCAAAGATGCTTGGAAAGTGCTCTGCAA GtaataaagaaagcaaatgataCCTTAAATGGAATAAGTAGTTCATCCGTTTGCACTGAAGTTATCCAGTCTGCTCAAGGCATGGAATATTTATTAG GAGTTGTTGAAGTCTATAGAGTAACGAAAAGAGTTGAACTGGGTATCAAAGCAACTGCTGTGTGCAGTGAGAAACTCCAACAGCTTCTGAAGGATATTGATAAAGTGTGGAACAACCTAATAAGCTTCATGTCACTTGCTGCTTTAACG ccagaTGAAAACTCGCTGGATTTCTCGTCTTGTATGCTACGTCCAGGCATTAAGAATGCCCAAGATCTTGCCTGTGGGGTTTGCCTCCTAAATGTGGATTCCAGAAGTAAA GCCTTTAATTCAGAAACGGATAACTTTAAACTGGCTTATGGAGGGCACCAGTACCATGCAAGCTGTGCAAATTTCTGGATCAACTGTGTGGAGCCAAAACCTCCAGGTCTCATTTTGCCAGACTTGCTATGA